TAGCGCGCAGCCGCCGTACCGTTTCCTTTACAGACGTATCGACGTCGCCGATCGGGTCGGCCCATTGCCGCAACTTCGGCCGCACGGCTTCGATGACGGCGCTGTCGATGCCGGCTTCGGCCATTTTCCGGCTCAGGCTGTCCGACGTCGTGTTGAGCATGCCGCAGTCGTCGTGGCCCATGACGACGATATCATGGACGTGAAGCTCGTACACAGCTACCATCAGGCTGCCGATTACGCTGTCAAAGTCGTCGAAGGCCGTGTTGCCGGCGACCTTGATGATCTTCGCTTCGCCGCGGCGTAGCCCCATGGCCGGCTCGAGGAAATCGAGAAGGCGCGTATCCATGCAGGTCAGTACGGCCAGATTGCGGTTCGGGTATTTGCTCACTTCGTCCAAACCGCCCTGGGCCAGGGCTTCCTTGACAAAGGCTTCGTTTGCCGTCGTAATTTGCTGTATCAATGCTGACATGATCTGTTCCTCCTATGGCCGCGCGGCTCTGGCGAGCTGCTTAGCCTTAACCTATTCATCTATTTGTTTCTATTCATTTCGTCTGCTCCGAACGCCTTCGTATCGCCGCATTTCACGACGCCCATAGGAAACAGGCCGTCCGGACTGGCTCATAGATAAAAAAATGGTGCGCCCAAGATGACTCGAACATCCGACACGCAGTTTAGGAAACTGCTGCTCTATCCAACTGAGCTATGGGCGCACAATAATACTATACGCTATGTATGATAGCATGAATCTATAAAAAAATAAAGTGGAGATTGCGCAAAGACCGGTTCCCTTCACACAAAAAAACGTCGCCTCATCGTCGGAAAACGCGGAGGCGGCGTTAGTTATGATTTATATATTCAGTTAATTCGAAGCGAGTTTCCGGCTGTCCTGACGATGGAGGAACGTTTCTCCCGCAATTCCCGGCTTCGTCATCTCTTGCGGCGAAAGAATGACGTCGAGCTGTTCTTTCGTCAAGGTGCCGTGAGCCAAAATGATGTCCCGGACGGGCCGTCCCGTGCTGTACGCTTCTTTAGCCAGCATTGCAGCTTCTTCGTAACCGATATGCGGCAGCAGCGCCGTAATCACGCCTACGCTGCGGTCCACCCAATGCCGGCAGCCGTCCGTATTCGCCTGCAAGTCCTTCAGAAGGTAATCTACAAAGGTCTGTACAGCATTCGTCAAATAGTCCATAGAATGAAAGAGATTAAAAGCCATGACCGGCTCCATGACGTTCAATTCAAACTGGCCGTTTTCAACGCCGAGCGTAATCGCCATATCGTTGCCAATAACCTGATAGCAGGTCTGATCCAGCACTTCGGCGATAACGGGATTCACCTTGCCCGGCATAATAGACGACCCGGGCTGACGGGGCGGCACGTTCAATTCATGAAGGCCGCATCTCGGTCCGGACGCCATAAGGCGTATGTCGTTTGCCATTTTAATCAGTACCAGCGCCGCCGATTTCATGCTTCCCGATACGTCGGCAAATACATCTGTATTATTCGTGGCATCGACCATATTGCGGGCCGTAACGAACATTTCCCCCGTCAGCTCCGACAACTTCGCCGCGGCCAGCTTGCTGTATTCCGGTTCGGCGTTCAGCCCTGTGCCGACAGCGGTGCCGCCCATATTGACAACATGCACGTCGTCCAGAGACGTTTCGATTCGCCTGCGGGCGCGGCGAACGGCGGACGCATAGGCGGCCATTTCTTGTCCTAACGTAATCGGCACGGCGTCTTGCAAATGCGTGCGGCCCATTTTCAATACGTTTCTAAATTCATCGGCCTTTTCATCCAGCCAAAATTCCAGCGTCCGCAGCGTACTGGCCAAGGCCTTCCCCTTTGCGGCAAGGCAGACTTTGATGCCCGTCGGAAATACGTCGTTCGTCGACTGGGCCATATTGGCATGGTTGTTCGGCGAAATGATGTCGTATCGACCCTTCGGCTTGCCTAAGATTTCCAGAGCCCGATTACAAAGGACTTCGTTCATATTCATGTTGATAGACGTGCCGGCGCCGCCCTGAATCGGATCGACGGGAAATTGATCGAGCCACTGTCCGTCTATAATTTCATCGGCTGCGCGCGTAAGCGCCTTCCCGACGATGGCATTCAATCGCCCCGTTTCCATATTCGCCAGCGCCGCCGCTTTTTTCACAGTCGCCAGGGCCTTAATAAAATCCGGATCCAGCCGTTCGCCCGTAATATGAAAATTCTTAACGGCCCGCATCGTCTGCACGCCGTAGTATACGTCATCCGGTACGTTCATCGTCCCTAAAAAATCATGTTCTTTCCGCATAGGTGTCCCTCCAATGATACAGCAAGCAAAATACAAAATATTAAACTAACCGCGTCTTGCCGTTTTTCGTCACGGCGCTGACGAGAACAAATACGACGAAGTTCGCCGCTAAGGCGATAAACCCGGCGTTAAAGTGTCCGCCCAGCACCGGCAGCGGGTCCATCTGATTCAGCATGAGATAGAACACGAGTACTTCGCCGACGACCAGTCCGCAAAGGGCGGCTTTCTTACTGGCCTGCTTCCAAAACATCCCCAAAACCAGCAGCGGGAAAAACTGGGTGACGCCGGAATACCCTGTCAGCAGCAGGTTGACGAGCAGATTGGAGTGGAAAATAGACAGATACAGCGCCGCCGCCGTCAAAATGAGAATCAAGTATCGGGCCGTCCGCTTCATGTGCTCCGGCGAAATCCCTTCGTCGCCGCGGCGCAGCCCTTTAATGTATATATTGCGGGAAATGAGAAGGGACGTGGACAGCAGCAGGTCGGCCGCAGGAATCATGCAGGCCAGGGCGCCGGCCCCTCCGATAATTCCCAGCACCCATACGGGGAAGGAATCCTTGACCATGTATAAGAAGGCCATGTCGGCGACGGGAATCGGATTGTCCGCATATACCAGGACGGCCGTAAAGCCGACGATCATCGGGAAGATGAGAAACAGGTGGCACACGGGCAGCCATACGGCGTTATGCCGCGGCACATCGGGATCCTTGGCGCTGAAGGTGTTCGTCGAAAAATGCGGCCACATGTAAAACCCCGCCGCCATGACGACGAGGGTCGTCATAGCCCAGATGATATCCAGATTGCCTGTGCCTCCGGGAAACATCATAAACCCCGGCTTCATCGCTTCGACCTGGGCAAACATTTCGCCGATGCCGCCGCAGTAATGGTACGGCAGATATAAGCCGAAGAACAACATGGAGCCCATCATCATGACGTCCTTGACGACAGCCGTCGACGCGACGCCCTTCAAGCCGCTCAAAAATACAAACAAAGCGACCATGACGAAGGCGATGACCATGGCGTATACCCGCGGAATCGCGCCCAGGGACGTGACCTCTACGATAAGGCCCAGCGCCGTCAGCTGCAGCTGCAAATACGGAAGCAGAAAGGCGACGCCGATGCAGGATACTAAAATACCTAAAGGCCGGCTGTCGTACAGGTATTCGACCAAGTCGCCCTGCGTGACGAGCTGATGGCGATGGCCGTACTGGCAGACCCTCGGCAGAATATGATAGCCGACGACGTAGGCCAGCGCCCCGTAGCCAAGGATATAGAAGGTCGGGCCGCCCTTGGCGTAGGCCCAGCCGCTGGCCCCCAAAAAAGCAAAGGCCGTATACACCTCGCCGGCCATGATAAACCAGTTCAGCCAGCGTCCGAAATTCCGTCCCCCGACGGCCCAGTTCTCAGCGTTCATGTGCTTATCTTTCAATCCGGGAATTGCGCCCAGTACGGCGATCCCGATGATGAAGACAAATAAAATAACCAGTGCGCTCATTGCCTCCATAACATACTCCCCCTCTCGAACAGATACAAATTACGGCGTCGCCGCGTCTAATACGGCCTGCATCCACTGGCCGATCATCGCGCCGACAGTCAGACGTGTTTCATCAAAAGCATGGTCGGCCTCCACCATATCGAACTGCTGCACAGCTGACGTTTCATGGAGCTGCAGCTGCCGCCACAGCGGCCCGATCATGTCTGCCGCCGGCGCGACATCGTCTTTCGCCGCGCCGATGAAGTACAGGTTCCTGTCTTTGAGGTCTTCGGCGGCATGGCGAAGGCCGAACTCGGCGTGAAGACAATACTGCGCGTCTTCATATAAGTCCTTCATACTGGACAGGCGCAGGACGTCGGCTCCCTGAATCAGCAGCTCCTTCAGCGATTCTTCGTCTCCCCTTTCAAACAACGACGGAAAATCGTAAGGAGCCATGACGGCGGCTCCGCAAATCCAGGGAAGACGCCGCATGGCGTTTACGGCGGCAAATCCGCCCATGCTGTGGCCGATAAAGAACATCTTGCCCGTATCAATACCGTATGTAGAAGCTGTTTCCGTCGTCCGGGCCCACTCCGCCGCAGCCACGGCGTCTTCGATGATGCCCGACAAGGTATACTGGCCTTCGCTTCCCCAGCAACCCCGATACGATATGTTTACGGCGACGGCGCCCATCCGGCGCAGCCCCTGCCCGATATCGAACAGCGACGTATACCCCGGATACCCGTGCAGTAGGATTGCGCAGGGACGCCGTTCTCCCGGCGGTCTTCCCGGCGTCATCACCGTCCCGTATATATGGGCGTCCCCGCCGCCGCTGAGAATACTCAGCCCTTCCAGAGCCGGCGGTATTTCTCCGGGACGGCAAAGCGGGTCCTGATACATATATTCCAAATGCAGCGTCATATTACATCTCCTTTTTAGACCGCATCCGGTCTTTTTTATCCAGCACCCACAGCGTATGGATACAAGCCACCGTTACGATGACGCCGGCCTGAATCCAAAAGGCCAGGAAGGGCAGCCCGGCAATCTGCGGATGAAAGGTATTCACAAACGGCAGGGCCGCAATAATCCAAATAAATGGAATCACCGTCAATAGGCATTTCATAGCATGTTCCCCCTTTTCACTACAAAACAATTTGCGGCGCGGCTGTTAGGAATG
This region of Megasphaera stantonii genomic DNA includes:
- a CDS encoding beta-class carbonic anhydrase; this translates as MSALIQQITTANEAFVKEALAQGGLDEVSKYPNRNLAVLTCMDTRLLDFLEPAMGLRRGEAKIIKVAGNTAFDDFDSVIGSLMVAVYELHVHDIVVMGHDDCGMLNTTSDSLSRKMAEAGIDSAVIEAVRPKLRQWADPIGDVDTSVKETVRRLRANPYLPKDIAVYGMVIHPHSGEIRVVDDNSNV
- a CDS encoding aspartate ammonia-lyase; its protein translation is MRKEHDFLGTMNVPDDVYYGVQTMRAVKNFHITGERLDPDFIKALATVKKAAALANMETGRLNAIVGKALTRAADEIIDGQWLDQFPVDPIQGGAGTSINMNMNEVLCNRALEILGKPKGRYDIISPNNHANMAQSTNDVFPTGIKVCLAAKGKALASTLRTLEFWLDEKADEFRNVLKMGRTHLQDAVPITLGQEMAAYASAVRRARRRIETSLDDVHVVNMGGTAVGTGLNAEPEYSKLAAAKLSELTGEMFVTARNMVDATNNTDVFADVSGSMKSAALVLIKMANDIRLMASGPRCGLHELNVPPRQPGSSIMPGKVNPVIAEVLDQTCYQVIGNDMAITLGVENGQFELNVMEPVMAFNLFHSMDYLTNAVQTFVDYLLKDLQANTDGCRHWVDRSVGVITALLPHIGYEEAAMLAKEAYSTGRPVRDIILAHGTLTKEQLDVILSPQEMTKPGIAGETFLHRQDSRKLASN
- a CDS encoding alpha/beta hydrolase family protein, translated to MTLHLEYMYQDPLCRPGEIPPALEGLSILSGGGDAHIYGTVMTPGRPPGERRPCAILLHGYPGYTSLFDIGQGLRRMGAVAVNISYRGCWGSEGQYTLSGIIEDAVAAAEWARTTETASTYGIDTGKMFFIGHSMGGFAAVNAMRRLPWICGAAVMAPYDFPSLFERGDEESLKELLIQGADVLRLSSMKDLYEDAQYCLHAEFGLRHAAEDLKDRNLYFIGAAKDDVAPAADMIGPLWRQLQLHETSAVQQFDMVEADHAFDETRLTVGAMIGQWMQAVLDAATP
- a CDS encoding DUF3311 domain-containing protein, translating into MKCLLTVIPFIWIIAALPFVNTFHPQIAGLPFLAFWIQAGVIVTVACIHTLWVLDKKDRMRSKKEM
- a CDS encoding sodium:solute symporter family protein; translated protein: MEAMSALVILFVFIIGIAVLGAIPGLKDKHMNAENWAVGGRNFGRWLNWFIMAGEVYTAFAFLGASGWAYAKGGPTFYILGYGALAYVVGYHILPRVCQYGHRHQLVTQGDLVEYLYDSRPLGILVSCIGVAFLLPYLQLQLTALGLIVEVTSLGAIPRVYAMVIAFVMVALFVFLSGLKGVASTAVVKDVMMMGSMLFFGLYLPYHYCGGIGEMFAQVEAMKPGFMMFPGGTGNLDIIWAMTTLVVMAAGFYMWPHFSTNTFSAKDPDVPRHNAVWLPVCHLFLIFPMIVGFTAVLVYADNPIPVADMAFLYMVKDSFPVWVLGIIGGAGALACMIPAADLLLSTSLLISRNIYIKGLRRGDEGISPEHMKRTARYLILILTAAALYLSIFHSNLLVNLLLTGYSGVTQFFPLLVLGMFWKQASKKAALCGLVVGEVLVFYLMLNQMDPLPVLGGHFNAGFIALAANFVVFVLVSAVTKNGKTRLV